The Scylla paramamosain isolate STU-SP2022 unplaced genomic scaffold, ASM3559412v1 Contig174, whole genome shotgun sequence genome has a segment encoding these proteins:
- the LOC135099668 gene encoding nuclear autoantigenic sperm protein-like isoform X4, translated as MVKVETCLMMACLLAPLGRAASAAAFDRFSRGKRHLLVGDFKSAVAAFEEATESLVELCGEQAPECGDAYCRCGRALLELARKEAGVLGPDLDGASSQEGSTGEEEDEEEES; from the exons atggttaaaGTCGAGACTTGTTTGATGATGGCCTGTTTGCTTGCTCCCCTTGGACGTGCGGCAAGTGCAGCAGCGTTCGACCGTTTCTCTAGGGGCAAGCGACACCTCCTGGTGGGGGACTTCAAATCTGCTGTCGCTGCCTTCGAG GAGGCAACAGAGTCCCTGGTGGAGCTGTGTGGGGAGCAGGCGCCCGAGTGTGGTGACGCGTACTGCCGCTGTGGCCGTGCATTGCTGGAGCTGGCACGCAAGGAGGCAGGGGTGCTGGGGCCAGATCTGGATGGTGCCAGTAGTC aggagggaagcacaggggaagaggaggacgaggaggaagagagttaa
- the LOC135099668 gene encoding uncharacterized protein LOC135099668 isoform X2, producing MAEMQAAPQQDQRSTVSLGASDTSWWGTSNLLSLPSRCVCCLGVEATESLVELCGEQAPECGDAYCRCGRALLELARKEAGVLGPDLDGASSRVYCLVIVLTCWSVHSRECLGNENKRSYGCLKMHLLRAEYTRKLLCLRDE from the exons atggcagagatgcaggctgctccacagcaagat CAGCGTTCGACCGTTTCTCTAGGGGCAAGCGACACCTCCTGGTGGGGGACTTCAAATCTGCTGTCGCTGCCTTCGAGGTGTGTCTGTTGCTTAGGTGTG GAGGCAACAGAGTCCCTGGTGGAGCTGTGTGGGGAGCAGGCGCCCGAGTGTGGTGACGCGTACTGCCGCTGTGGCCGTGCATTGCTGGAGCTGGCACGCAAGGAGGCAGGGGTGCTGGGGCCAGATCTGGATGGTGCCAGTAGTCGTGTGTATTGCTTGGTTATTGTGTTAACGTGCTGGAGTGTGCACAGCCgggagtgtttggggaatgaaaataaaaggagttatggatgtttaaaaatgcatcttttgagaGCTGAGTATACAAGAAAGTTGCTGTGTTTGCGGGatgagtaa
- the LOC135099668 gene encoding histone-binding protein N1/N2-like isoform X3, which produces MAEMQAAPQQDRSTVSLGASDTSWWGTSNLLSLPSRCVCCLGVEATESLVELCGEQAPECGDAYCRCGRALLELARKEAGVLGPDLDGASSRVYCLVIVLTCWSVHSRECLGNENKRSYGCLKMHLLRAEYTRKLLCLRDE; this is translated from the exons atggcagagatgcaggctgctccacagcaagat CGTTCGACCGTTTCTCTAGGGGCAAGCGACACCTCCTGGTGGGGGACTTCAAATCTGCTGTCGCTGCCTTCGAGGTGTGTCTGTTGCTTAGGTGTG GAGGCAACAGAGTCCCTGGTGGAGCTGTGTGGGGAGCAGGCGCCCGAGTGTGGTGACGCGTACTGCCGCTGTGGCCGTGCATTGCTGGAGCTGGCACGCAAGGAGGCAGGGGTGCTGGGGCCAGATCTGGATGGTGCCAGTAGTCGTGTGTATTGCTTGGTTATTGTGTTAACGTGCTGGAGTGTGCACAGCCgggagtgtttggggaatgaaaataaaaggagttatggatgtttaaaaatgcatcttttgagaGCTGAGTATACAAGAAAGTTGCTGTGTTTGCGGGatgagtaa
- the LOC135099668 gene encoding uncharacterized protein LOC135099668 isoform X1 translates to MVKVETCLMMACLLAPLGRAASAAAFDRFSRGKRHLLVGDFKSAVAAFEEATESLVELCGEQAPECGDAYCRCGRALLELARKEAGVLGPDLDGASSRVYCLVIVLTCWSVHSRECLGNENKRSYGCLKMHLLRAEYTRKLLCLRDE, encoded by the exons atggttaaaGTCGAGACTTGTTTGATGATGGCCTGTTTGCTTGCTCCCCTTGGACGTGCGGCAAGTGCAGCAGCGTTCGACCGTTTCTCTAGGGGCAAGCGACACCTCCTGGTGGGGGACTTCAAATCTGCTGTCGCTGCCTTCGAG GAGGCAACAGAGTCCCTGGTGGAGCTGTGTGGGGAGCAGGCGCCCGAGTGTGGTGACGCGTACTGCCGCTGTGGCCGTGCATTGCTGGAGCTGGCACGCAAGGAGGCAGGGGTGCTGGGGCCAGATCTGGATGGTGCCAGTAGTCGTGTGTATTGCTTGGTTATTGTGTTAACGTGCTGGAGTGTGCACAGCCgggagtgtttggggaatgaaaataaaaggagttatggatgtttaaaaatgcatcttttgagaGCTGAGTATACAAGAAAGTTGCTGTGTTTGCGGGatgagtaa